Proteins found in one Campylobacter concisus genomic segment:
- a CDS encoding F0F1 ATP synthase subunit B, with translation MKIKILFFLALPFLAYASGHGGTNYDIVERTLNFLLFFAILVYFAAKPLKALYQSRIDRIANKLESIQEKLRDSKAKKDDALKRVEEAKQNANSLIETAKKEALNSAARVKSDTQNDIANLQKSYKEQKEFEERKMTKGVVNEILSDIFSSDSLKVDQKELVNIILKKVS, from the coding sequence ATGAAGATAAAAATTTTATTTTTTCTAGCACTTCCATTTCTAGCTTATGCTAGTGGACATGGCGGAACAAACTACGACATAGTCGAGAGAACGCTAAACTTCTTACTTTTCTTTGCTATTTTGGTATATTTTGCAGCTAAGCCACTAAAAGCTCTTTATCAAAGCAGAATTGACAGGATCGCAAATAAGCTTGAAAGTATCCAAGAAAAGCTACGCGATTCTAAAGCCAAAAAAGATGATGCTCTAAAACGTGTTGAGGAAGCTAAACAAAATGCAAATTCCCTAATCGAAACTGCTAAAAAAGAGGCTTTAAATTCAGCTGCTAGGGTTAAAAGCGATACTCAAAATGATATAGCAAACCTCCAAAAGAGTTACAAAGAGCAAAAAGAATTTGAAGAGCGCAAGATGACAAAAGGCGTTGTAAATGAAATTTTGAGCGATATCTTCTCAAGTGATAGCCTAAAAGTCGATCAAAAAGAGCTTGTAAATATCATACTTAAAAAGGTTAGCTAA
- a CDS encoding MotA/TolQ/ExbB proton channel family protein, with translation MGGIDLFLNYIQRSSFITIIVLTWLSIYFIVSFTILFSRMAGIGAWQKREQNALEALLMGAKNIPNDSSLRKCANGRISREKLNVCISIAEKNATSGLTWLSVIASTSPFIGLFGTVVSILETFSQLGNGGGSSLGIIAPAISEALVATGCGIFVAIPAYTFNLLIKRKAYELMSVIERQADVMIALKKDDEIL, from the coding sequence GTGGGCGGTATAGATTTATTTTTAAATTATATTCAAAGAAGTAGTTTTATTACAATTATTGTTTTAACTTGGCTGTCAATATATTTTATAGTTAGTTTTACAATTCTTTTTTCAAGAATGGCTGGTATTGGAGCTTGGCAAAAACGTGAGCAAAATGCACTTGAAGCACTGCTTATGGGTGCTAAAAATATTCCAAATGATTCGTCTTTGAGAAAATGTGCAAATGGAAGAATCTCAAGAGAAAAACTAAACGTATGTATAAGTATAGCCGAGAAAAATGCTACAAGTGGGCTAACGTGGCTAAGTGTAATAGCATCTACTTCGCCTTTTATTGGTCTTTTTGGAACCGTTGTTTCTATTTTAGAGACATTTTCACAACTTGGAAATGGTGGAGGTTCATCGCTTGGTATTATCGCCCCAGCTATTTCAGAGGCACTTGTTGCAACTGGTTGCGGAATTTTTGTTGCCATCCCAGCATATACATTTAACTTACTCATAAAAAGAAAAGCTTATGAATTAATGAGCGTTATCGAGCGTCAGGCTGATGTAATGATAGCACTTAAAAAAGATGATGAGATACTATAA
- the atpA gene encoding F0F1 ATP synthase subunit alpha, which yields MSAKIKADEISTIIKERIENFDLSVDVEETGKVISVADGVANVYGLKNVMAGEMVEFESGEKGMALNLEESSVGIVILGKTSGITEGSSVKRLKKLLRVPVGDALIGRVVNSLGEPIDAKGPIEATESRFVEEKAKGIMARKSVHEPLQTGIKAIDALVPIGRGQRELIIGDRQTGKTTVAIDTIINQKGQDVICIYVAIGQKQSTVAQVVKKLEEYGAMDYTIVVNAGASDAAALQYLAPYAGVTMGEYFRDNSRHALIIYDDLSKHAVAYREMSLILRRPPGREAYPGDVFYLHSRLLERASKLNDALGAGSLTALPIIETQAGDVSAYIPTNVISITDGQIFLESDLFNSGIRPAINVGLSVSRVGGAAQIKAIKQVSGTLRLDLAQYRELQAFAQFASDLDESSRKQLERGQKMVEVLKQPPYSPLPVENQVVIIFAGAKGYLDDVATANVTKFEAELYPYIEAKYPEIFEQIRTKKVLDKEVEEILHKALKDFKATFAAN from the coding sequence GTGAGTGCAAAAATTAAAGCTGACGAAATTAGCACGATAATCAAAGAGCGTATTGAAAATTTTGATTTAAGTGTTGATGTAGAAGAGACCGGTAAAGTCATCTCAGTTGCTGATGGCGTTGCTAACGTTTATGGTTTGAAAAACGTTATGGCCGGCGAGATGGTTGAATTTGAAAGCGGCGAAAAAGGTATGGCTCTTAACCTTGAAGAGAGTAGTGTTGGTATAGTTATCCTTGGAAAAACTAGCGGTATCACAGAAGGAAGCTCTGTAAAAAGACTAAAAAAACTTCTACGTGTGCCAGTCGGCGACGCATTGATCGGCCGTGTTGTAAATTCGCTCGGTGAGCCAATCGACGCAAAAGGTCCAATCGAAGCTACTGAATCTCGCTTCGTCGAAGAAAAAGCAAAAGGTATCATGGCAAGAAAAAGCGTTCATGAGCCACTTCAAACAGGTATCAAAGCTATCGACGCACTTGTGCCAATCGGTAGAGGTCAAAGAGAGCTAATCATCGGCGACCGCCAAACTGGTAAAACAACAGTTGCTATCGATACTATCATCAACCAAAAAGGTCAAGACGTTATTTGTATCTATGTAGCTATCGGTCAAAAACAATCAACCGTTGCTCAAGTCGTTAAAAAACTTGAAGAGTATGGCGCTATGGACTACACGATAGTTGTAAATGCTGGTGCTAGTGATGCAGCTGCGCTTCAATACCTTGCTCCATACGCTGGTGTAACAATGGGTGAATATTTTAGAGATAACTCTCGCCACGCGCTAATCATCTATGATGACTTGTCAAAACACGCGGTTGCTTACCGTGAGATGTCTTTGATCTTAAGAAGACCGCCAGGCCGTGAAGCTTATCCGGGCGACGTTTTCTACCTTCACTCAAGACTTCTTGAGAGAGCAAGTAAGCTAAATGACGCGCTAGGTGCGGGATCTTTAACAGCTCTACCTATTATTGAGACTCAAGCGGGCGACGTTTCAGCTTATATTCCAACAAACGTTATTTCTATTACAGATGGTCAAATTTTCCTTGAGAGCGACTTATTTAACTCAGGTATCCGTCCAGCGATCAACGTTGGTCTTTCTGTTTCTCGTGTCGGTGGTGCAGCTCAAATAAAAGCTATCAAGCAAGTTTCTGGTACACTAAGACTAGACCTTGCTCAGTACCGTGAGCTACAAGCATTTGCTCAGTTTGCAAGTGACCTTGATGAGAGCTCAAGAAAACAACTAGAGCGTGGTCAAAAGATGGTTGAAGTACTAAAACAACCTCCATATTCTCCACTTCCAGTTGAGAATCAAGTAGTTATCATATTTGCTGGTGCTAAGGGCTATTTAGATGATGTTGCAACTGCAAATGTAACAAAATTTGAAGCAGAGTTATATCCATATATCGAGGCAAAATACCCTGAAATTTTTGAGCAGATCAGAACTAAAAAGGTTCTTGATAAAGAGGTAGAAGAAATTTTACATAAAGCGTTGAAAGATTTTAAAGCGACTTTTGCCGCTAACTAG
- a CDS encoding FoF1 ATP synthase subunit B', protein MLEIDVPLMLLTAIVFLVLIAILNSLLYKPMLKFIDDRNASIKNDEESTSKNASDLSVHEKEIEEIILNARTEANKIRQEALNLAKEESLKEVNAVKTSLEADYNEFLNALSSQKDNLKADLSAKLPELRAALNAKLSKI, encoded by the coding sequence ATGTTAGAAATAGATGTGCCATTGATGCTTTTAACGGCTATCGTTTTCTTGGTATTGATCGCTATTTTGAATTCCTTGCTGTATAAGCCAATGCTCAAATTTATAGATGACAGAAATGCTTCTATAAAAAATGATGAAGAGAGTACTAGCAAAAATGCAAGTGATCTAAGCGTTCATGAAAAAGAGATTGAAGAGATTATATTAAACGCAAGGACTGAGGCCAATAAAATAAGGCAAGAAGCCTTAAATTTGGCAAAAGAAGAGTCTTTAAAAGAAGTAAATGCTGTAAAAACTAGTTTAGAGGCTGATTACAATGAATTTTTAAATGCTCTAAGCTCTCAAAAAGATAACTTAAAGGCAGATCTATCAGCTAAACTACCTGAACTTAGAGCGGCTTTAAATGCCAAGCTCTCTAAAATTTAA
- a CDS encoding OmpA family protein, with the protein MKKVVLASVAVATLLLSGCSSKNPEVDMNSNSNQSADNSGSMSDADRLAALIANIESQVKSVYFDFDKFNIKADQQGVVSSNASVFNQADAQALSIKVEGNCDEWGTDEYNYALGLKRAKSAKDALVRNGVSADRIAVVSFGESNPVCTDKTKACDAQNRRADFKVLP; encoded by the coding sequence ATGAAAAAAGTAGTTCTAGCAAGTGTTGCAGTTGCAACTTTATTGTTGAGCGGTTGTAGCTCAAAAAACCCTGAAGTTGATATGAATTCAAATTCAAATCAATCTGCAGACAATTCAGGTAGCATGAGTGATGCTGATAGATTAGCAGCTCTTATTGCTAACATCGAGAGTCAAGTTAAAAGTGTATACTTTGACTTTGATAAATTTAATATCAAAGCTGATCAACAAGGCGTTGTTAGCTCAAATGCATCAGTATTTAACCAAGCTGACGCTCAAGCTCTTTCTATAAAAGTAGAAGGTAACTGCGATGAGTGGGGTACAGATGAGTATAACTATGCCCTTGGTTTAAAACGTGCTAAAAGCGCTAAAGATGCTCTTGTAAGAAATGGCGTTAGTGCTGATAGAATCGCTGTAGTTAGCTTCGGCGAAAGCAATCCAGTTTGCACAGATAAAACAAAAGCTTGCGATGCTCAAAATAGACGTGCAGATTTCAAAGTACTTCCATAA
- the atpC gene encoding ATP synthase F1 subunit epsilon: MDKLHLEIVTPQGQIFNDDVSSVVLPGSEGEFGVLPNHASLISLLKAGIIDIEHKNKKHDVVAINWGYAKIDEGKVVILADGAVYVSGDSESELANSLEAARNLIESMSSDTNAFAATISKMENVVRTR; encoded by the coding sequence ATGGATAAATTACATTTAGAGATCGTAACTCCTCAAGGTCAGATATTTAATGATGACGTGAGCAGTGTAGTGCTTCCAGGTAGCGAGGGTGAGTTTGGTGTTTTACCAAACCATGCCTCATTAATATCTCTTTTAAAAGCAGGTATTATAGATATAGAACATAAAAATAAAAAACATGATGTTGTTGCGATTAACTGGGGCTATGCAAAGATTGATGAAGGTAAGGTGGTAATACTTGCTGACGGTGCGGTTTACGTCTCTGGTGATAGTGAAAGTGAGCTTGCAAATTCATTGGAAGCTGCTAGAAATTTGATAGAGAGCATGAGCAGTGATACAAATGCTTTTGCAGCAACTATATCTAAAATGGAAAATGTAGTGAGAACTAGATAA
- a CDS encoding F0F1 ATP synthase subunit delta, with translation MNEVVAKKYVKAILSDVKSNELNAFVENLSELAAAFASDKFKSIISLPTLKASRKVEFVLSLVKNQDAKFENFIKLLGANKRLELIPAILDEMKIEQSLLENTYRGEVVGNFDLSAEQLKALEENFSKKFDSKIKLNGSKSEYNGVKVELDDLGVEVNFSIDRLKSQMSEYILKAI, from the coding sequence ATGAATGAAGTAGTAGCTAAAAAATACGTAAAAGCGATCTTAAGCGACGTAAAGTCCAATGAGCTTAATGCATTTGTCGAAAATTTATCAGAGCTAGCTGCTGCTTTTGCTAGCGATAAATTTAAAAGCATTATAAGTTTGCCAACATTAAAGGCTTCACGAAAGGTTGAATTTGTACTATCTTTGGTTAAAAATCAAGATGCTAAATTTGAAAATTTTATAAAGCTTCTTGGTGCGAACAAAAGACTAGAGCTTATACCTGCGATACTAGACGAGATGAAGATAGAGCAATCTTTGCTTGAAAATACATATCGCGGCGAAGTTGTTGGAAATTTTGATCTAAGCGCTGAGCAGCTGAAAGCTTTGGAAGAGAATTTCTCTAAGAAATTTGACTCTAAGATCAAGCTTAATGGCTCAAAGAGCGAATACAACGGTGTAAAAGTTGAGTTAGATGATTTAGGTGTCGAGGTAAATTTCTCTATCGACAGACTAAAAAGTCAAATGAGTGAATATATATTAAAAGCAATTTAA
- a CDS encoding TonB C-terminal domain-containing protein, which translates to MSNKVKFPTLSSFLVAFCIYVTIILILFIKLTFFVEPPKKYTDDKDAIMDVVMVDREVDQTIKAPKQADEVVKETKPEPKKESEEDKQETTNKPVVPDEPLPTPSLPTPPKEEPKPEPKKPEPKPEILKPSEEPKEDVKLEPKPEPKPTPKPVEKPKPKEPNIKDLFSDIDPTKLKKDDGIKKAENKVQSRKKSEASSSKAAKEASDIIKSLKIDQNPTAPKSQMTGTYDPLKGAITKQIQRRWQSYKADSANIAKVKFMIDQSGNFSYEILELSYNEEFNAKVKECLEKLTAEKFPFNPNKSTTFDLDLEDRIDQKL; encoded by the coding sequence ATGTCAAATAAAGTTAAATTTCCAACGCTTAGTTCGTTTCTTGTAGCGTTTTGTATTTACGTTACTATTATACTTATTTTATTTATAAAGCTTACATTTTTTGTAGAACCTCCTAAGAAATATACCGATGATAAAGATGCTATTATGGATGTGGTTATGGTTGATAGAGAAGTTGATCAAACCATTAAGGCCCCAAAACAAGCAGATGAAGTAGTTAAAGAGACAAAGCCTGAACCAAAAAAGGAGTCAGAAGAAGATAAACAAGAGACTACAAATAAGCCTGTTGTACCAGATGAACCATTACCTACGCCAAGCTTACCAACTCCTCCAAAAGAGGAACCAAAACCTGAGCCTAAAAAACCAGAACCAAAACCAGAAATTTTAAAACCAAGTGAAGAGCCTAAAGAAGATGTTAAGCTAGAGCCAAAACCTGAGCCTAAACCTACACCAAAGCCAGTTGAAAAGCCAAAACCAAAAGAGCCAAATATAAAAGATCTCTTTAGTGACATAGATCCTACGAAACTTAAAAAAGATGATGGTATAAAAAAGGCTGAGAATAAAGTACAAAGCCGCAAAAAAAGCGAGGCTTCTAGCTCAAAAGCTGCAAAAGAGGCTAGCGACATCATCAAGAGCCTAAAGATAGATCAAAATCCAACCGCACCAAAATCGCAAATGACGGGCACATACGATCCATTAAAGGGAGCCATAACAAAGCAAATTCAAAGAAGATGGCAAAGCTATAAAGCTGACTCTGCAAATATAGCTAAGGTGAAATTCATGATAGATCAAAGTGGAAATTTCAGCTATGAAATTTTAGAGCTATCATACAATGAAGAATTTAATGCAAAGGTAAAAGAGTGTCTAGAAAAGCTTACTGCAGAGAAATTTCCATTTAATCCAAACAAAAGCACTACTTTTGATTTAGATTTAGAAGATAGAATAGACCAAAAATTATAA
- the atpG gene encoding ATP synthase F1 subunit gamma, translating into MSNLKDIKRKIKSVQNTQKTTRAMKLVSTAKLRKAEEAARYSRVYALKINEVLSEIAYKINQYASVMTESKFFNTTKSVEKVDIIFVTADKGLCGGFNVQTIKTVRRMIDELKAKKIKVRLRAVGKKGIEFFNFQGVELLETYVGASSSPTYEKAQKIIKDAIDDFTNGITDKVVLIHNGYKNMISQEIRVNDIVPIEPSKIVAVETNSLMEFEPEDNYTKIMDELLNKYFEYSMYYALVDSLAAEHSARMQAMDNATNNAKQRVKQLNLAYNKARQESITTELIEIISGVESMK; encoded by the coding sequence ATGTCAAATTTAAAAGATATAAAACGAAAGATCAAGAGCGTTCAGAATACTCAAAAGACGACGCGTGCGATGAAGCTTGTTTCTACAGCAAAGCTTCGCAAAGCTGAAGAGGCTGCTCGCTACTCTAGAGTTTACGCACTTAAGATAAATGAGGTTTTATCCGAGATAGCTTATAAGATCAATCAATATGCTTCAGTTATGACTGAGAGTAAATTTTTTAACACAACAAAGAGTGTAGAAAAGGTTGATATTATATTTGTTACCGCTGATAAAGGGCTTTGCGGTGGCTTTAATGTCCAAACTATAAAGACAGTTAGGCGCATGATTGATGAGCTAAAAGCCAAAAAGATCAAGGTCAGACTAAGAGCTGTTGGTAAAAAAGGTATAGAATTTTTCAATTTTCAAGGCGTTGAGCTACTTGAGACTTACGTCGGAGCTAGCTCTTCTCCTACATATGAAAAAGCTCAAAAAATCATAAAAGATGCCATCGATGACTTTACAAATGGCATAACTGATAAAGTCGTGCTAATACACAATGGTTATAAAAATATGATTTCTCAAGAGATTAGAGTAAATGATATTGTGCCTATTGAGCCGTCTAAGATAGTTGCTGTTGAGACAAATTCTTTGATGGAATTTGAGCCAGAAGATAACTATACTAAGATTATGGATGAATTGCTCAATAAATATTTTGAGTATAGTATGTATTATGCCTTGGTTGACTCTTTGGCGGCTGAGCACAGCGCTAGAATGCAAGCTATGGATAATGCAACAAACAATGCTAAACAACGCGTCAAACAGTTAAATCTTGCTTACAATAAAGCAAGACAAGAGTCTATTACCACTGAGCTTATTGAGATCATCAGTGGTGTTGAATCAATGAAATAA
- a CDS encoding ParA family protein, translated as MSEIITIANQKGGVGKTTTAVNLAASLAVAEKKVLLIDIDPQANATTGLGFSRSDYEFNIYHVLTDRKKLSQIVLKTEIPTLFLAPSNIGLVGIEQEFNDQNKDYKLILKNKILEVVNDYDFIIIDSPPALGSITINALSASDSVIIPIQCEFYALEGLAQILNTVKIIKKTINPKLNIKGFLPTMFSSQNNLSKETIANLKQHFENKLFKSKDSKEEFVVVPRNVKLAESPSFGKPVILYDIKSPGSIAYQNLAYCILN; from the coding sequence ATGAGCGAGATAATAACAATAGCTAATCAAAAAGGCGGCGTTGGCAAGACTACAACAGCCGTAAATTTAGCCGCATCACTGGCGGTTGCTGAAAAAAAAGTATTATTAATAGACATCGATCCGCAGGCAAACGCGACAACCGGACTTGGTTTTAGCAGAAGTGACTATGAGTTTAACATCTATCACGTCTTAACAGATAGAAAAAAGCTCTCGCAAATCGTATTAAAAACTGAGATCCCAACACTTTTTTTAGCTCCGTCAAATATAGGACTTGTCGGCATTGAGCAAGAATTTAACGATCAAAATAAGGATTATAAACTAATCCTTAAAAATAAAATTTTAGAAGTTGTAAACGATTATGATTTTATCATCATCGATAGTCCTCCGGCACTTGGTAGCATTACGATAAATGCTCTTAGTGCAAGTGATAGTGTTATCATCCCGATTCAATGTGAATTTTATGCACTTGAGGGGCTAGCGCAGATCCTAAATACAGTCAAGATTATTAAAAAAACGATAAATCCAAAGCTAAATATAAAAGGCTTTTTACCGACCATGTTTAGTTCGCAAAATAATCTCTCAAAAGAGACAATTGCAAATTTAAAGCAGCATTTTGAAAATAAGCTCTTTAAGAGTAAGGACAGCAAAGAGGAATTTGTGGTCGTTCCAAGAAATGTGAAACTTGCTGAAAGCCCAAGTTTTGGTAAGCCAGTGATACTTTATGATATAAAATCACCAGGCTCGATCGCATATCAAAATTTGGCATATTGTATTTTAAACTAA
- a CDS encoding biopolymer transporter ExbD — MAAKFTDETPELNITPLVDIMLVLLAILMVTMPTITYQEDITLPDGSKAKTSTSKQKDLIVSINSQGQVRVDQSTMSLAEFPDNIALMSTKYDKTSPIYIKADKNLKYDDVMFVLKTLKGAGFNKVALETNG; from the coding sequence ATGGCTGCTAAATTTACCGATGAAACACCAGAGCTAAATATAACTCCTCTTGTTGATATTATGCTTGTTTTACTAGCCATTTTAATGGTTACTATGCCAACCATAACATATCAAGAGGATATTACTCTTCCGGATGGTTCAAAGGCAAAAACTTCAACATCTAAGCAAAAAGATCTTATAGTATCTATAAATTCGCAAGGACAAGTTAGAGTTGATCAAAGTACTATGAGCCTTGCTGAGTTTCCTGATAATATCGCATTAATGAGTACAAAATACGATAAAACCTCGCCTATCTATATAAAAGCTGACAAAAATTTAAAATACGATGATGTTATGTTTGTATTAAAGACTTTGAAAGGTGCTGGTTTTAATAAAGTAGCTTTAGAGACAAACGGTTAA
- the tolB gene encoding Tol-Pal system protein TolB, whose translation MKKIFLFLCVALGLYAADATISVVNQGIALPKIALQDATTAVSDMAFKDKFFKIMLGDLKVSSDFEVIEDHVPSTYEGDATTNTMSDKGVELIFRYALEGSMGSPLTLRVKLINAKTATTRYEKVYTMPDGAKYPFLAHKSIVELTNELNLPPVGWMEKFIILSKYTSARQSSIIVADYTLTYQKTIVSGGLNIFPKWAGADQSKFYYTSYVNNKPTLFRYDLNSGTKTKIIDSIGMLIASDVSKDGSKILLTMAPKDQPDIFIYNTNSKNLTQITNYPGIDVNGNFVDNDSKIVFVSDRLGYPNVFATPAISGGSVEQMVFHGKNNNSVSTFENYVVYSSREASGSFNIYLISTQTDFIRQLTANGKNNYPRFSSDGQSVVFIKELGGQSSLGVVRLNENRSFQFPLKVGKIQSIDW comes from the coding sequence ATGAAGAAAATTTTTCTTTTTTTATGCGTTGCTCTAGGGCTTTATGCTGCTGATGCGACCATATCTGTTGTAAATCAAGGTATTGCCTTGCCAAAGATAGCTTTGCAAGATGCAACAACTGCTGTTAGCGATATGGCTTTTAAAGATAAATTCTTTAAAATCATGCTAGGAGATCTAAAGGTTAGTTCCGATTTTGAAGTAATCGAAGATCATGTGCCTTCTACCTATGAAGGGGATGCGACTACTAATACAATGAGCGATAAAGGCGTCGAGCTTATCTTTAGATATGCTCTTGAGGGCTCTATGGGCTCACCTCTTACTTTGAGAGTAAAACTGATAAACGCTAAAACAGCAACTACAAGATATGAGAAGGTTTATACTATGCCAGACGGCGCAAAGTATCCGTTTTTGGCGCATAAAAGTATAGTTGAGCTTACTAATGAGCTCAATTTACCACCAGTTGGCTGGATGGAAAAATTTATTATTCTTTCAAAATATACTTCAGCTCGCCAAAGCTCTATCATAGTTGCAGATTATACACTTACATATCAAAAGACCATAGTAAGTGGCGGACTAAATATTTTTCCTAAATGGGCTGGAGCTGATCAAAGTAAATTTTACTATACATCTTATGTAAATAATAAACCAACTTTATTTAGATATGATCTAAATTCTGGCACAAAAACAAAGATAATTGATAGCATTGGCATGCTCATAGCCTCAGATGTTAGTAAAGATGGAAGTAAAATTTTATTAACTATGGCACCAAAAGATCAACCAGATATATTTATCTATAATACAAATAGCAAAAATTTGACGCAGATTACTAATTATCCAGGTATAGATGTAAATGGAAATTTTGTAGATAATGATAGTAAGATAGTTTTTGTATCAGATAGGCTTGGTTATCCTAATGTTTTTGCAACTCCTGCGATTTCTGGCGGAAGCGTTGAACAAATGGTATTTCATGGTAAGAATAATAACTCTGTAAGCACATTTGAAAATTATGTTGTTTATTCAAGCAGGGAAGCAAGCGGTAGTTTTAATATATATCTAATTTCAACTCAAACGGATTTTATACGACAGCTTACAGCAAATGGCAAAAATAACTATCCAAGATTCTCAAGCGATGGGCAAAGTGTTGTCTTTATAAAAGAGCTTGGCGGTCAAAGTTCACTAGGTGTTGTTAGGCTAAATGAAAACAGAAGTTTTCAGTTTCCTTTAAAAGTAGGAAAAATTCAATCTATAGATTGGTAA
- the atpD gene encoding F0F1 ATP synthase subunit beta encodes MKGVISQVMGPVVDVDFNDYLPKINEAIEVFFEVEGKKHKLILEVAAHLGDNRVRTIAMDMSEGLTRGLEAKALGAPISVPVGEKVLGRIFNVVGDLIDEGEGVNFDKHWSIHRDPPPFEEQSTKSEIFETGIKVVDLLAPYAKGGKVGLFGGAGVGKTVIIMELIHNVAFKHSGYSVFAGVGERTREGNDLYHEMKESNVLDKVALCYGQMNEPPGARNRIALTGLTMAEYFRDEMGLDVLMFIDNIFRFSQSGAEMSALLGRIPSAVGYQPTLASEMGKFQERITSTKKGSITSVQAVYVPADDLTDPAPATVFAHLDATTVLNRSIAEKGIYPAVDPLDSTSRMLDPQILGADHYKVARGVQAVLQKYKDLQDIIAILGMDELSEEDKLTVDRARKIERFLSQPFFVAEVFTGSPGKYVSLDENIAGFKGILEGKYDHLPEAAFYMVGNIDEALAKAEKLKA; translated from the coding sequence ATGAAGGGTGTTATTAGTCAAGTTATGGGCCCTGTGGTCGATGTTGACTTTAATGACTACTTGCCGAAGATCAATGAAGCTATCGAAGTTTTCTTTGAGGTTGAGGGCAAGAAACATAAACTAATATTAGAAGTTGCTGCTCACCTAGGTGATAATAGAGTTAGAACGATCGCTATGGATATGAGTGAGGGCTTGACTCGTGGCTTAGAGGCTAAAGCACTTGGTGCACCTATTAGCGTCCCGGTCGGCGAAAAAGTTTTGGGAAGAATTTTTAACGTCGTCGGTGATTTGATCGACGAGGGCGAGGGAGTAAATTTTGATAAGCATTGGTCTATCCATCGCGATCCTCCTCCATTTGAAGAGCAAAGCACAAAAAGTGAAATTTTTGAAACTGGTATCAAGGTAGTTGACCTTCTAGCTCCTTATGCAAAGGGTGGTAAAGTAGGTCTATTTGGTGGTGCTGGTGTTGGTAAAACGGTTATTATTATGGAGCTTATCCACAATGTTGCGTTTAAACACAGCGGTTATTCTGTATTTGCAGGCGTTGGTGAGAGAACTCGTGAAGGAAATGACCTTTATCACGAAATGAAAGAAAGTAATGTTTTGGATAAAGTTGCCTTGTGCTACGGCCAAATGAACGAGCCACCAGGAGCAAGAAACCGTATCGCGCTAACTGGCCTTACAATGGCTGAGTACTTCCGTGATGAGATGGGACTTGACGTTTTGATGTTTATCGATAACATCTTCCGTTTCTCTCAATCAGGTGCAGAGATGTCAGCTCTACTTGGACGTATTCCATCAGCTGTTGGTTACCAGCCAACTCTTGCAAGTGAAATGGGTAAATTCCAAGAGAGAATCACGTCAACTAAAAAAGGCTCAATTACCTCTGTTCAGGCTGTTTACGTTCCAGCTGACGATCTTACAGATCCAGCTCCTGCTACAGTTTTTGCTCACCTTGATGCTACAACGGTTCTTAATAGATCGATCGCAGAAAAAGGTATCTATCCAGCTGTTGATCCGCTTGATTCAACATCAAGAATGCTCGATCCACAAATTTTAGGAGCAGATCACTATAAGGTAGCTCGTGGCGTTCAAGCTGTACTTCAAAAATATAAAGATCTTCAAGATATCATTGCGATCCTTGGTATGGATGAGCTTAGCGAAGAAGATAAGCTAACAGTTGATAGAGCAAGAAAGATAGAGAGATTTTTATCTCAGCCATTCTTCGTTGCTGAAGTATTTACAGGTAGCCCTGGTAAATATGTAAGTCTTGACGAAAATATAGCTGGCTTTAAGGGAATTTTAGAGGGTAAATATGATCACTTACCAGAAGCAGCATTTTATATGGTTGGAAATATAGATGAGGCTTTAGCCAAAGCTGAGAAACTTAAGGCTTAA